Below is a window of Vibrio gazogenes DNA.
TTCAGTTAACATTCCTTGTGATGCTCTTTGGTTCAATTTGTATTGTCTTGCTGAGCTCATTTCAGCTGAATTTGTTCAGTGTATTGACAGAAATAAACACTCAGACTTGGGGGCTCATTCTATATATGGCGATATTTACAACCTGTATTCCTCACATCTTATGGGTTCACTCCGTAAGAAAAATCGGACCAACTGAGTCTTCTTTGTTTTTCAACTTAATCCCTGTCTTTGCCGCTATATTTACAATTTTTACCGGTTTCATCCCAGATCAATACCAAATCATCGGTATTATCATCTCGTTTGCAGGATTAGCGCTCCCGAACCTATACACCTATCTCATGAATCGCTCTCATTTGTTAACTAAAAAAGAGGCGATCAACAAATGAGATATCTATATTTATTCATACTGTTGTTACACCCTTTTAATACTTACGCTGCGGCCACTTTTTTTGAACTCAATAGTGGCTTAAATCACTTGGACTTAAACTCAGATGGCATCCTTGATGCTGTTTTTTATTCGCGGTTTGATAACAACACATCTCATCCGGATCCGACACTCTCGGTTTATATCAAGAATAGCGACGCAACCTACTCGATTGTACCGACACCGGTAGGTGACCGATTTACGCTATTTGGTATTAATGTCTCTGTTTCAAATGTCTTGGTGAGAAGTTTTGGTTTTATCAAAACATCAAAGAAGGTCTATCTGGTTGTTGCAGTTAAATCCGGGGACTCACCTCACTTAAAGCAACACTTCAAATTCAAACTTTATCAGATTGAGAAGAACTTGGAACACCCGGGCATTCCGCTATACGGCTGGGTCCAAACATCGGAAAAAGTCAGTAAAGACAAATATATGTCAGCAGATGTCGCAATCCGCGAATGCCCCCGAACATGTTTTGAGTAACCGGAGCTATAAAGAACCTTCATCGTCTTCGAGATACAGAGCATCTCTCATTTTCTCATTAAAAGAAAAACTCGGAAAATATGTGAATTGCCATCCGATAAGATTCTCACTTTTGGATAATGTGGAACGACTTGGACAATAACAACAAATCAGTTTGCCTGTTTTTCATTATCTATCTCACTAGCTAACATATCCAATAATCGATTAACTGCAAAACCGGCGGCACCTTGTGCCCACATCCGTGATTCAGTGAGAAAATGAAGCGGCGTCACCTGAGGCGTGACACGCAGTCGGTATTTTTGAAAGCTCTGAAGAACTTGATCAAATAAAATACGCGATACCGTTTGAGGCTCTGTGGTCAAATAAACAATATCCGGGTCAAAGGCAATGGATAAATTCGCCAAAGACACACCGAGGTGATGTCCTGCATTCGTCAGAGTCTCAATCGCCATCGGGCTCGGATTAAGCTCTAGCTCTTGTAAAGTGCGTGGTGGATTTCGTTTATCAATATCTGGGTCATGATCCAACAAATACTGCAAAATTGCCCGTGACGAGGCCACGCTTTCTAATTCTCTTTCAGAACCATCGCCCAACAACCCATTCCCTATTTCACCGGCATTACCATGACGACCACGATACAACTGGCGATTAATAATAATCCCCGCGCCGATGCCCTGACCAAAAGTAGCAAGAATTGCTGACGAGGACTGCCCAATCTGGCCAAATACGACCGAAGCCAGCGCTAATGCATTGGCATCATTCTCAATAAATACCGGAATCGAAAAACGCTCAGTCAACTGCGAAGCAATATCGACATTATTCCAATCAAGCAAAAATGAACGCAAACAGCGGCCGGAATCAGGATCGACAACCCCTGATATAGCAAGGCCAATGGCACCGATGTTTCTATGTGACGCAGTCGATTTCATAAACTTAGCTAACGCATCACCAAGCTGCTTTGGTGTTAATTTGCCGATTGAAATCTGTTGCTCACCAATCAAAGTACCGGCCAAGTCAGTCATCACAATAAGATTACGCTCTGTATTAAGCTGAACACCAATCACACATGTAAAATCAGGGTTGATACCCAACAGCGTTTTCGGTCTCCCCATTGAGACCTTACGTAATCCTAACTCACGAATAATACCTTTGTTCAATAGCTTATTCGTCGCTTGGGAAACAGCTGACATACTCAGTGAACTACGCACTTTCAAGTCTGACTGACTGATTGAAGCATGTTCAACAATCAAACGAAGTAAACGAGTAGTGATGGATGGTGGTGTCGGCATAATTAAACTCAAAATTATCTAGTGGTTACGGCGTTCGTGCATTATATGTATTCACAGGACAAACGCGACAATATCAATGCGCCATCAAGCGCATCACCTTTGGCATCGATTAGAACCGCCTGATTACGAGGTGATAGCCATGGCACAATCGGCTTCGCCAGCCCACCCATCAAAGTCGCTCCGTTCTCACCTTGATGTGTTAAATAGTCCAGCATTTGATCTATTTCACTTGCAGTCTTTCGCACAAGTTGTGTTGCAACGACATCTCCAAGTTCAGCGTAGTGAAAAATTGTAGGCGAAAACTGGCCCCAATCAGCTGGAGTCGCGTTGGTCGACCAAGTAAGCATTTGTTCTGGCGAGTTGTCAAATTGACTCATTATTTTTCGAGTTAGGGCTGTCGGTTCAATTAAATTCTCATGAGCTTGTAGTGCGCACCGAACCGCCCGGCGTCCTAAAATCGCACCGGATCCTTGATCGGCAAGACTAAACCCCCAGCCTCCGATTCGACTAAATTGCGTACCATCCCATCTCACACCTTGACTGCCCGTACCTGTGATTAGCACAGCACCGCTTTCACCTAAGTGACCGCCAACACAAGCAATTTCAGCATCAGACACGACTTTCACATGTGCAAAACCTTTAAGAGCTTTTTGAACACACTGACGATAGGACTCAACGTTGGCTCCCGCTAAGCCAAGTACCACACTAGTACAAGCAGAGGATTCAAAAGGCAAATTGGCCTGTAAGTAAACATCAGCGATCAGACGGCTTACGGTTTCGAATGCTTTATCAAACGCAGAATAGATATTAGCTGAACCCGCGACACATTCAGCGAGAATCTCACCATCAACATTCATTAAACGAGCTCGACATTTAGTGCCGCCACCATCCACACCGATAAAATATTGACAATCCAAATTGTGTTTCCCCTTGATACATGGTTGAAATGGGTCACCTGCCATTTGTAACCTTTAGCCAAAATAGATAAAAACAACTCCAATATCAACAAAAAAGATTTCATATAAAAAAACTAAATAAAATAAAATAACTTTAAGATATTGATTTATATACATACATTAAAAATCACACCAAAAATAACTCATTAAAAATCTTTATTTACTTTTTTTTGTGAAGTAAATGAGATAGATTAAATAACATTCATCTATTGGTACTATTTGTCTTACCAGAACTGAGCTCGGCTCATCACGTAACTGGTCAGGGAGGAAAAATGAAAGTAGGGATAATTGGATTAGGGCATCGCCTTTCTCACGTCCTTAGAGACATGAATAAAGCGGACCCAGACTTTTCAATCACAGGTTATGTCGACCCGGCGCCAGCCGGACTACCAAATTTACACCAATTTGGCATAGAGCCCGGCCAGTCTTATGAAAATCTTGACGCAATGCTAAGTGCCGGAGGCTTTGATTTGCTGATGGTGGGCACACCCAACTTCATGCATCTTGAGCATATTCGTGCTGGTCTACAAGCAGGTTATACCGTGTTTACGGAAAAGCCGGTGGTCATCAACCAGGAACAAAGCCTTCAGCTAGCCAAACTGGTGAAGGAATACGGTGAAGATAAAATTATTGTGGGGCTGGTACTACGCTATTCTCCGTTATATCAGGATTTAATCATCGCGAAAGAACAAGGTACACTGGGCGAAATCACCTCGATTGAAGCGACCGAACATATTCCTCCCCATCATGGTGCCTTTTTCATGCGAGACTGGCGCAGAATGGAGAAATACGCCGGACCTTATATTTTAGAAAAATGCTGTCATGACATCGACCTTTACCAAGGGCTCGTTGGTGAGCGTCCGGTGCGCGTTGCCAGCTTCGGCGGTAAAAAATCATTTACGCCCGAACATGCACCGACAGGAGCCGTTACCGTAGATTCTGAGATGTACCACACTAAGCCCAGCGGCTGGAATAGCACTGACGCCGTATTTGATAGCGATGCTGATATCATTGACTACCAAAATGCCATCATTGAATATCAAGGCGGCGCCACACTCTCGTTTCATGCCAACTTAAATGTCCCTGATGAGTTCCGTCGTTTTTGCGTGATCGGTACCGACGGAATGGCAGAAGGTGATTTTGTCCGTAACTTTTTTAAAGTCCACGATGCTCGAACCACAAACTGCTTAACCGACAAGCAGTATGAAGGCACAGCTTATGATGGTCACTACGGCTCAGATGAATTAATGGCACAAGAAGTCGTCAATCACATGCTTCATGGTACACCGCTTAAAGTTTCTGTTGTGGATGCTCTGGAAGCGGGCTTAACGGCTATCATGATCGACCAAGCAAGAAAAGACAAAACCGTCATCGATATGACGGAATGTTGGGCTGAATTCGATAAAGCACTTGGGCGCTAACGATTTACGGTTAGCAAAAAACATGTTCGAAATGAAGCCGCAGCACTAAGCTGCGGCTTTTGTTCTATCTACACAAACCTTATATTTGGACGTCCCCCTTCAAATCGTGCACAAAGACGACTTGTTCCGGATTCCAACTTGAGCCTTCTTGCTGAGTAAAGCAGCAAGACTCTAACCTGATCTCCGTCTTACAGATGTTATGAGCAAACACGGCTGGTAATCCATTTGGGTAGAGCCAAACGCCCCAAGGACGAGTCTGTCCTTCTAATATGGTATAGGCATTGTCCATCCCTGAATTATCACTTTGATGAGGGTTACATGGCGGACGAACGTCATAAGTGCCACGATCGGGGTGATGGTGCCCAAGCTGAGCTTGACTGACATTAAACAAACGAATGTCTTTAATCAGCCCTGCCTGCTCGGCATGGAAGTTAATCGCGCCCTCTGACCGAATCGTAATATTAGACATAGTAATATGTTTAATGACACCACAAGGGCGAGCGGCTTGACGTCTTTTTGCAGTGATATAAATAGAGTCAGCTTTCCCCCAATGACATGGCGCTGTAAACTTGGTTTCGATTGAAATATTGTCAAAGCTAACATTGCGAATATCCCCACCATCACGAGAAACCAACGCTAAGCCTCGATTTGAGTCACTGATAATGCAGTTGCTAAATTTGATGTTTTTGAAATCATTGAAACTTTCAGTGCCTATTTTCAACGCAGAGCTATGCGAGTGAATCAAGCAATTATCGACTAAAATATCTTCGCATGCCTGATCCATTCGAGCAGCCTTACGACTGGTTTTAAGGCACACGCCGTCATCGGCAGTGTGTAACTGACAGCCACTAACGATAAAATGGCGGCAACCATCTAAGTCAATCGCATCGGTATTCGTGTATTTAAAGCTATTTTTCACCTTCACATTGCTAATCCGTCCGTACTCACATGAGACCATATGCAATGTCCACATTGGCGAATCAATAATGCTGATGTCCTCGATCACCACATCGCGACACTCTTCAAAAATAACAGTACGAGGC
It encodes the following:
- a CDS encoding carbapenem self-resistance protein CarG family protein, which encodes MRYLYLFILLLHPFNTYAAATFFELNSGLNHLDLNSDGILDAVFYSRFDNNTSHPDPTLSVYIKNSDATYSIVPTPVGDRFTLFGINVSVSNVLVRSFGFIKTSKKVYLVVAVKSGDSPHLKQHFKFKLYQIEKNLEHPGIPLYGWVQTSEKVSKDKYMSADVAIRECPRTCFE
- a CDS encoding ROK family transcriptional regulator — its product is MPTPPSITTRLLRLIVEHASISQSDLKVRSSLSMSAVSQATNKLLNKGIIRELGLRKVSMGRPKTLLGINPDFTCVIGVQLNTERNLIVMTDLAGTLIGEQQISIGKLTPKQLGDALAKFMKSTASHRNIGAIGLAISGVVDPDSGRCLRSFLLDWNNVDIASQLTERFSIPVFIENDANALALASVVFGQIGQSSSAILATFGQGIGAGIIINRQLYRGRHGNAGEIGNGLLGDGSERELESVASSRAILQYLLDHDPDIDKRNPPRTLQELELNPSPMAIETLTNAGHHLGVSLANLSIAFDPDIVYLTTEPQTVSRILFDQVLQSFQKYRLRVTPQVTPLHFLTESRMWAQGAAGFAVNRLLDMLASEIDNEKQAN
- a CDS encoding BadF/BadG/BcrA/BcrD ATPase family protein translates to MDCQYFIGVDGGGTKCRARLMNVDGEILAECVAGSANIYSAFDKAFETVSRLIADVYLQANLPFESSACTSVVLGLAGANVESYRQCVQKALKGFAHVKVVSDAEIACVGGHLGESGAVLITGTGSQGVRWDGTQFSRIGGWGFSLADQGSGAILGRRAVRCALQAHENLIEPTALTRKIMSQFDNSPEQMLTWSTNATPADWGQFSPTIFHYAELGDVVATQLVRKTASEIDQMLDYLTHQGENGATLMGGLAKPIVPWLSPRNQAVLIDAKGDALDGALILSRLSCEYI
- a CDS encoding Gfo/Idh/MocA family protein; its protein translation is MKVGIIGLGHRLSHVLRDMNKADPDFSITGYVDPAPAGLPNLHQFGIEPGQSYENLDAMLSAGGFDLLMVGTPNFMHLEHIRAGLQAGYTVFTEKPVVINQEQSLQLAKLVKEYGEDKIIVGLVLRYSPLYQDLIIAKEQGTLGEITSIEATEHIPPHHGAFFMRDWRRMEKYAGPYILEKCCHDIDLYQGLVGERPVRVASFGGKKSFTPEHAPTGAVTVDSEMYHTKPSGWNSTDAVFDSDADIIDYQNAIIEYQGGATLSFHANLNVPDEFRRFCVIGTDGMAEGDFVRNFFKVHDARTTNCLTDKQYEGTAYDGHYGSDELMAQEVVNHMLHGTPLKVSVVDALEAGLTAIMIDQARKDKTVIDMTECWAEFDKALGR
- a CDS encoding glycoside hydrolase family 28 protein gives rise to the protein MYTNLNDFHPIADGHNLNTDVFRRAIATVSAQGGGILYVPPGRYLSGSICLENNVLLYLSAGAELIASPNYSDFSAGVSEVAAEGSYYGFIFAKGKQNVGLLGQGKINGNAPAYNAEIADELGYRKPDAERPRTVIFEECRDVVIEDISIIDSPMWTLHMVSCEYGRISNVKVKNSFKYTNTDAIDLDGCRHFIVSGCQLHTADDGVCLKTSRKAARMDQACEDILVDNCLIHSHSSALKIGTESFNDFKNIKFSNCIISDSNRGLALVSRDGGDIRNVSFDNISIETKFTAPCHWGKADSIYITAKRRQAARPCGVIKHITMSNITIRSEGAINFHAEQAGLIKDIRLFNVSQAQLGHHHPDRGTYDVRPPCNPHQSDNSGMDNAYTILEGQTRPWGVWLYPNGLPAVFAHNICKTEIRLESCCFTQQEGSSWNPEQVVFVHDLKGDVQI